Proteins from a single region of Azospira inquinata:
- a CDS encoding ATP-binding protein: MFKNWGIRARILLLALAPAIGVAALLSGYFIYTSARDVDRDLREYGLGLARQLAAIAEYSTFTGDRQTLNGIALAALDETHVGAVEMFDAKGDPLASSGALPGSLHPLPRQTTSFVAEDDEEHLRLIAPILQHRFEMQDPFLVDNLTANPGRPALLGWVAVEVSKDSVKQRKKDTVIFILTIVTLTVAGTSLLATILVRQVTRPILRLERGVADIRKGNLRLRLPADGGGEMQRLEEGFNTMAEELDTSRSNLETRIREATAQLEQKRAEAERASLAKSRFLAAASHDLRQPLHALNLFVADLQHSPLPADGQRLAGQIASSITAMSELLSALLDISRLDVAGIHPQPKPFPVARLFARIEAAFQAGARDKGLRLHCRPGPYWLLGDQALVERVLANLLANALQYTAQGTILVAARRRGNQIQVEVRDSGIGIAPQYHEAIFQEFFQVGNKAREQHKGLGLGLAIVDRLAKAMGAPIHLKSAPERGSCFYFQLPLAAAEAEAPAPSPRVVLPCYGTGFMSATAQTLGHWLSEWNLPYVNAPSAEAAREAMSAAGQGVFLAIGNGSVLAELLTDAPEASGILICPAGESCANPRWQTLPHPVRPAKLRALLQSLLPAVPTA, translated from the coding sequence ATGTTCAAGAATTGGGGCATCCGCGCCCGCATCCTTCTTCTCGCCCTGGCCCCCGCCATCGGCGTGGCCGCCCTGCTCTCCGGCTACTTCATCTACACCTCCGCCCGGGACGTGGATCGGGATCTGCGGGAATACGGCCTGGGGCTGGCCCGCCAGCTGGCGGCCATTGCGGAATACAGCACTTTTACCGGGGACCGGCAGACTCTGAACGGTATCGCCCTGGCCGCCCTGGACGAAACCCACGTGGGCGCGGTGGAAATGTTCGATGCCAAGGGAGACCCCCTGGCTTCCAGCGGCGCCCTGCCCGGCAGCCTCCATCCCCTGCCCCGACAGACCACCAGCTTTGTAGCGGAGGATGATGAGGAGCACCTGCGCCTCATCGCCCCCATTCTGCAACACCGGTTTGAAATGCAGGACCCCTTCCTAGTGGATAACCTCACCGCCAATCCGGGACGCCCGGCCCTCCTCGGCTGGGTGGCGGTGGAGGTGTCCAAGGATTCGGTCAAGCAGCGCAAGAAAGACACGGTGATTTTCATCCTCACCATTGTCACCCTGACCGTGGCCGGCACCAGTCTTCTGGCCACCATCCTGGTGCGTCAGGTAACCCGCCCCATCCTGCGCCTGGAACGGGGCGTGGCGGACATCCGCAAGGGCAATCTGCGCCTGCGGCTGCCGGCGGACGGGGGCGGAGAAATGCAGCGTCTGGAAGAAGGCTTCAACACCATGGCGGAGGAGCTGGATACCTCCCGCAGCAATCTGGAAACCCGCATCCGGGAAGCCACCGCCCAGCTGGAACAAAAGCGGGCCGAAGCGGAACGGGCCAGTCTGGCCAAATCCCGCTTTCTCGCCGCCGCCAGCCACGACCTGCGCCAGCCGCTCCACGCGCTGAACCTGTTCGTCGCCGATCTGCAACACTCCCCCCTGCCCGCCGACGGCCAGCGCCTGGCGGGCCAGATCGCCTCTTCCATTACCGCCATGTCCGAGCTGCTCAGCGCCCTGTTGGACATATCCCGCCTCGACGTAGCCGGTATCCATCCCCAACCCAAGCCCTTTCCCGTGGCCCGACTATTTGCCCGCATTGAAGCGGCCTTCCAGGCCGGGGCCCGGGACAAGGGCCTGCGCCTGCACTGCCGCCCCGGCCCCTACTGGCTCCTGGGAGATCAGGCCCTGGTGGAACGGGTGCTCGCCAATCTGCTGGCCAACGCCCTGCAATACACGGCCCAGGGCACCATATTGGTGGCCGCCCGGCGTCGGGGGAATCAAATTCAAGTGGAAGTGCGGGACAGCGGCATCGGCATCGCCCCCCAGTACCACGAAGCCATTTTTCAGGAATTTTTCCAGGTGGGAAACAAGGCCCGGGAGCAGCACAAGGGCCTGGGCCTGGGGCTGGCCATTGTGGATCGGCTAGCCAAGGCCATGGGCGCCCCCATCCATCTCAAGTCGGCACCGGAGCGGGGCAGCTGCTTCTATTTTCAATTGCCCCTGGCCGCCGCCGAGGCGGAAGCCCCCGCCCCCAGCCCCCGGGTGGTATTGCCCTGCTACGGCACGGGCTTCATGTCCGCCACCGCCCAAACCCTGGGCCACTGGCTCAGCGAGTGGAATCTGCCCTATGTGAATGCCCCCTCGGCGGAGGCGGCCCGGGAGGCCATGAGTGCGGCCGGGCAAGGGGTGTTCCTGGCCATCGGCAATGGCAGCGTTTTGGCTGAGTTGCTGACGGACGCCCCCGAGGCCTCGGGCATTCTCATCTGCCCGGCGGGGGAAAGCTGCGCCAATCCCCGTTGGCAGACCCTGCCCCATCCGGTACGCCCGGCGAAACTCCGGGCCCTGTTACAGAGTCTGCTGCCCGCCGTCCCTACAGCCTGA
- a CDS encoding class I SAM-dependent methyltransferase: MPPATRQLTLQLAAFILVLSLAWPIYGLHAGPWPWLPLSLAIGGCAGFLAWLTRQPWWWRLIHCLFVPLAYGAAQLHLPPLVYLVAFMVLMLVYRGAVTGRVPLYFSNAITAQALLAMGEQQHKTALLDLGAGIGSLIYPIARQRPDWQLRGLENAPLTWLIGHLRGRGKANVRLEFGDLWQRSLAEENWVYTFLSPEPMAELGVKAAEEMPADGLLVSNSFPIPWAEADWTATLEDRRTTRLYCYRAESLRQALAVARQSAENPDSPKPSS; the protein is encoded by the coding sequence TTGCCACCCGCCACCCGCCAACTGACCCTGCAACTTGCCGCCTTCATCCTGGTCCTGTCCCTGGCCTGGCCTATTTACGGTCTCCATGCTGGCCCCTGGCCCTGGCTCCCCCTGTCCCTGGCCATCGGGGGCTGCGCCGGATTTCTGGCCTGGCTGACCCGGCAACCCTGGTGGTGGCGCCTGATCCATTGCCTCTTCGTGCCCCTGGCCTACGGAGCCGCCCAGCTCCACCTGCCGCCCCTGGTGTATCTGGTGGCATTCATGGTTCTCATGCTGGTTTACCGGGGCGCGGTAACGGGCCGGGTGCCCCTGTATTTTTCCAATGCCATCACCGCCCAGGCCCTCCTAGCCATGGGGGAGCAGCAGCACAAAACCGCCTTGCTAGATCTGGGCGCCGGAATCGGCAGCCTCATTTATCCCATTGCCCGGCAACGCCCGGACTGGCAACTCCGGGGGTTGGAAAACGCCCCCCTCACCTGGCTGATCGGTCATCTGCGGGGGCGGGGCAAAGCCAATGTGCGGCTGGAATTCGGTGACCTCTGGCAACGCTCCCTGGCAGAAGAAAACTGGGTGTACACCTTCCTTTCCCCCGAGCCCATGGCGGAACTGGGGGTTAAGGCGGCAGAGGAAATGCCGGCGGACGGCCTGCTGGTCAGCAACAGTTTCCCCATTCCCTGGGCCGAGGCCGACTGGACGGCAACCCTGGAGGACCGGCGCACCACCCGGCTTTATTGCTATCGGGCCGAAAGCCTGCGCCAGGCCCTTGCGGTCGCCCGGCAAAGCGCCGAGAATCCGGACTCCCCGAAGCCATCGTCATAG